The Polaribacter sp. HaHaR_3_91 genomic sequence AAGGATGGCAATATCAAATGAAACAGTATCGAAGATTATTAACAGAAAAAGGAATTACTCAGAGTATGTCTCGTAAAGGAAATTGTTTAGATAACGCTGTGATAGAAAATTTCTTCGGTATTCTAAAATCTGAATTGTTTTATATAAATAAATACAAGTCGATATCTCAATTAAAAAAAGAGATTAAAGTGTATATAAAATATTATAATAATGAGAGAATTAAACAAAATTTAAAGGGAATGAGACCGATTGAATATCGAGCTAATTATTATCAAAATTAATTATAAATTTGTCTAAACATTTGGGTGCACTTCACTTTCTATATGTGTTTTATTTGCTAACTTTAATGCTTAAAACACGCAACTAATCATACACAACAACGTTGGCAACAAGCTAAAAACTGTACTTTCCTGAAATAGGTTGACTAAAAATTAAACACTTAATTATAGTCACTTATGAAAACACAAAAACAACCTTGGCGAAAAAAAACGTACGAAAAAGCAACTTTAGAACTCAAATTATTCGTCGTTGACCAAATTCAGAATGGACAGATTTCCACAAACTTTGCTTCCAAAAAATATGATGTTCCTAGAACTACAATTGGGTATTGGATCAAAAAATATAGTACTTTAGTCCAACAAAATACAGGTATGAGTAAATTAGATGAGATTAAAAAACTAAAGGAACGTATTGAAGAATTGGAGTTTGTAAAGGAATTTCAACAAGATATTATTGCTGACATGGAAATCATTACTGGAGTCGATTTGTCAAAAAAGTCGTTGCCCAAAACATTAGCGAAAGAGATAGAACTAAAAAAGAAAAACCGTTTAAAAGAAAATGGTTCTATGAGTGTTTTGGGATTAGTAAACAAGCCTTCTACAAAAGACTCAAAACCCAAAAAAACAAACGACTAAACGATGAAAAAGTCATCGTAATGATACAAGAATATCGAAAATTAGTTGGTATGAGAACTGGCGGAATTAAGTTATATGATGAACTTAAACAAGACTTTATAAAACAAGGTATTAAAATCGGTAGAGACAAGTTGTACGATGTGTTAAGGCTTCATAATTTACTTGTTCCTAGGCTTAAAAACTATGTAACAACAACAAACTCTAATCATCAATTTAGAAAATATAAAAACCTAATTAAAGACCAAGTTCCTACTCGACCAGAACAACTATGGGTAAGCGATATAACATACATTAAAACAGACAATGGACACAATTACCTAGCAATCGTTACAGATGCATATTCTAAGCAAATTATGGGCTATAAATTAGATAACAACATGAAGACATCACTTTGTTCAGAAGCGCTAGAAATGGCTATTAAAAATAGAAAATACCCTGATAAAAAATTAATACATCATTCTGACAGAGGTTTTCAATACTGTAACCCCAAATACACAGCATTTGCAGAAGAAAATGGCATAATGATGAGCATGACAGAACAATATGATCCTTATGAAAACGCAATTGCAGAGCGAATTAATAGAACTTTAAAATATGAATATGGACTTAGAAATTGCATTAAAAACACTGCCATTGCTCAAGAAGTAACAAAACAAGCAGTATATATTTACAACAATTTAAGAACCCATTTTAGCTTAGAATTAAGAAAACCAGCTGAAGTACATTTAAATCCAAACATCAAATACAAATCATATCGAAGAAATAATGTAAATTTGACTGAACTAACAATTTGAAAACAAAACTAGTTCAAAATATTTTTTGCCTTCTAAACGGCTAAAAAAAGGTCAACCTATATCAGTATAATACAAACCAATCTGAATGGACAAAGAAAAACCGAGACTTGCAAGATTGACAGCAATTTTGACTCAATTACAATCGAAACGAATTGTAACTGCAAAAGACATTGCCGAAAAACATAATGTAAGTATCAGAACGGTTTATCGAGACATCCGAACACTTGAAAAATCGGGAATTCCAATTGTAACGGAAGAAGGAAAAGGCTATTCAGTAATGGAAGGTTATAAAATTCCACCTGTAATGTTTACTCAAGATGAGGCGAATGCTCTTATAACGGCTGAACAATTGATTAGCAAAAACAAAGACCAATCTTTGACCGAACAATATGAAAGTGCAATAAACAAAATCAAATCTGTTTTAAAATACAACCAAAAAGAAAAAACAGAATTATTGACAAACAGAATTCAAGTTCGCAACAATCGGGAAAATGAAAAAACAAGTAATTACCTCATAAAACTTCAATCTACTATTTCAAATTATCAAGTGGTAAAAATGGATTATCTGTCATTGGCAGATAATAAAAGTCAAAGAGAAATAGAACCATTTGCACTTTACACGACACAAGAAAATTGGGTGCTTATTGCTTTTTGCAAAGAAAAAAAGGACTTCAGAGCCTTTAGACTTGACTGCATCCAAAAATTAGAAATCTTGGAGAAGAATTTTAAACCTCATAAAATGACGTTGCAAGGATATCTTGAAAATTGTAGCTCAAAATATAAAAACACCCCTGACACACCTTTGTCACAAGGTCAATCTAAATTTGCATTAAATCAAAAAATATAAATAAGATGCAAATAGTAAAAATTGAACCTTTTAAAATTATCGGAATTTCGATAAGAACAACAAATGAAAACGGACAAGCCTCTC encodes the following:
- a CDS encoding helix-turn-helix domain-containing protein; the protein is MKTQKQPWRKKTYEKATLELKLFVVDQIQNGQISTNFASKKYDVPRTTIGYWIKKYSTLVQQNTGMSKLDEIKKLKERIEELEFVKEFQQDIIADMEIITGVDLSKKSLPKTLAKEIELKKKNRLKENGSMSVLGLVNKPSTKDSKPKKTND
- a CDS encoding IS3 family transposase, with the translated sequence MSKQAFYKRLKTQKNKRLNDEKVIVMIQEYRKLVGMRTGGIKLYDELKQDFIKQGIKIGRDKLYDVLRLHNLLVPRLKNYVTTTNSNHQFRKYKNLIKDQVPTRPEQLWVSDITYIKTDNGHNYLAIVTDAYSKQIMGYKLDNNMKTSLCSEALEMAIKNRKYPDKKLIHHSDRGFQYCNPKYTAFAEENGIMMSMTEQYDPYENAIAERINRTLKYEYGLRNCIKNTAIAQEVTKQAVYIYNNLRTHFSLELRKPAEVHLNPNIKYKSYRRNNVNLTELTI
- a CDS encoding YafY family protein; the protein is MDKEKPRLARLTAILTQLQSKRIVTAKDIAEKHNVSIRTVYRDIRTLEKSGIPIVTEEGKGYSVMEGYKIPPVMFTQDEANALITAEQLISKNKDQSLTEQYESAINKIKSVLKYNQKEKTELLTNRIQVRNNRENEKTSNYLIKLQSTISNYQVVKMDYLSLADNKSQREIEPFALYTTQENWVLIAFCKEKKDFRAFRLDCIQKLEILEKNFKPHKMTLQGYLENCSSKYKNTPDTPLSQGQSKFALNQKI